A window of the Lactuca sativa cultivar Salinas chromosome 7, Lsat_Salinas_v11, whole genome shotgun sequence genome harbors these coding sequences:
- the LOC111879799 gene encoding disease resistance protein RPV1 — MASSSSSSIMASPSANTCSFDVFLSFRGEDVRHSFADHLYEALKRAGFLTFRDEEEIKKGEPLKPEIVSAIKGSKASIVVLSKNYATSTWCLDELLLILEERRHSSHFVLPIFYHVDPSDVRKQNKTFDIKVITSSQWTDKNVKLWKAALTEVASLSGEVSEAHETEFLKKIVDIIYNKLDHRKLHLPDNLTGMAPRYEDISSFINEPNVNILAICGMGGSGKTTLAKYIYNSNWNSFENMSYLEEIGSRCKVYDELLQQQERLLHDILGGKNRQIPSVSEATSNIKEALNTKRAFIVLDDIANRDQLVALLGNGKINAKSKIIITTTVLNIEEWFNSGSRCRKYEMRLLNYDESLELFCRHAFRSKFPIEGFKELTLKAVRYCEGNPLALEVLGSSLSVDNNIQVWGSTLSSFENNLHDKIQCVLIDSYNSLPHDCNRKLFLHIACFFVGKDKDYVENILEGDFSATSGIKILCDRCLLSVSLKNELMMHRLLQEVGKDIVVKESEVLTERSRVWRSRDSYKILRRGKGSERVEGLALDMERLKEEEFAVRPSKLKTDALNNMDNLKLLQLNSVQLTGSYENFSEDLRWLCWFGFHLENIPCELFMGNLVAIDMSSSKLKVFEPPTELTSLKILNLKDSDNLIRIHNMFKIPHLEILILWNCHSLVRVCETIKNLNTLALLNMTGCQKLFKKEETKLLAGKKDSISDGGVAKQTTLSFLPQSLHQLFLKGCNLEQTDSFPLSFSAQPSLQYLNLGHGLFEFLPDYNHLENLRVLDLSFCSRLKSIKCLPSTLAELYVYYCRSLEIINFVSHQFTLQEFGYKGCISLSEVEGLFKLVPVSKLEENDLGHMKWIKEYQNQEVCLVGDDELTKDRSACVQMLYEFNIMSTSLLDIKDPNMKPNYVSELSSLNFYVPSSPKNRTLKGLDVTFKYTITGDDWAWFCKISTTNGVDLMYNPKVFGKPDSGKVGIWLSYWPIGSTLHIGDVVNISIIVMSGMEVQGCGVSLVYAEENVAKETFENNMDWEEILQGDLSGFQLSTGAYYLCRNDFFGLMEVGRLTDDWFRILVGDTIDHAEVRGWRKTGRRKQLNPSFTELKTVRCIIHGPQSEEVYKIANMSKSMFVDKNLGFSSTMFGEMKSATSSKSSDTTAKELNKIQNVESMDMSKASVLNEIQQSTSSSYGEEPDSWFTHHAGDKGKRSLKVVLKVDFSNDKERRKVLKKVIRSSGVESVSADIDKKLTVTGEIDPVEIVTILRKSWRTELVAVGPAKEEKRDGKKEEKRDGKKEEKRDGKKEDKDDDQKKKEEALLEAYKSYNPYMPQVAMVADGRKMQR; from the exons ATGGCTTccagttcttcctctagtattATGGCTTCTCCTTCTGCTAATACTTGCAGCTTTGATGTTTTTCTAAGCTTCAGAGGTGAAGATGTTCGTCACTCTTTTGCAGATCATCTTTACGAAGCGTTAAAGCGGGCAGGATTCCTTACTTTTAGGGATGAAGAAGAAATCAAGAAAGGCGAACCACTGAAGCCGGAGATTGTAAGTGCAATTAAAGGATCTAAGGCTTCAATAGTTGTATTGTCAAAGAACTATGCAACTTCCACTTGGTGCCTTGACGAGCTTCTGTTGATCCTAGAAGAAAGGAGGCACTCCAGTCATTTCGTTCTACCTATTTTTTATCACGTTGATCCTTCTGATGTGAGGAAACAAAATAAAACCTTTGACAtcaaagtcataacttcttcacagtGGACAGATAAGAATGTCAAGCTGTGGAAGGCAGCTCTTACTGAAGTTGCTAGTTTGAGCGGCGAGGTTTCGGAAGC GCATGAAACAGAGTTTCTGAAGAAAATTGTTGATATCATTTACAATAAACTGGATCACAGAAAACTTCATCTTCCAGACAATCTAACAGGGATGGCCCCCAGATATGAGGATATTAGTTCCTTTATAAATGAACCAAATGTTAATATTTTAGCAATTTGCGGCATGGGTGGAAGTGGCAAGACAACGCTAGCCAAGTATATTTACAATTCTAATTGGAATTCTTTTGAGAACATGAGTTATCTTGAAGAGATTGGTAGCAGATGTAAAGTATATGATGAGTTGCTTCAGCAACAGGAACGACTTCTTCATGATATTTTAGGGGGCAAGAATAGACAAATACCCAGTGTTTCGGAAGCTACATCTAACATTAAGGAGGCCTTAAACACAAAGAGAGCATTTATTGTTCTCGATGACATTGCTAATCGTGATCAATTAGTCGCTTTACTTGGAAATGGGAAGATTAATGCAAAAAGTAAGATCATAATAACAACCACGGTCCTAAATATAGAAGAATGGTTCAATTCTGGATCTAGGTGTCGAAAATACGAAATGAGATTATTAAATTATGATGAATCACTTGAGCTTTTTTGTCGTCATGCCTTTAGATCCAAATTTCCCATAGAAGGTTTCAAGGAGCTCACATTAAAGGCGGTACGTTATTGTGAAGGAAATCCACTTGCTCTTGAAGTGTTGGGTTCGTCTCTATCTGTGGATAATAATATCCAAGTTTGGGGAAGTACATTGAGCTCGTTTGAGAATAACCTTCATGATAAAATTCAATGTGTACTCATTGATAGCTACAACTCTTTGCCACATGACTGTAACAGAAAGTTGTTTTTGCATATTGCTTGTTTCTTTGTTGGCAAAGACAAGGATTATGTAGAAAATATATTGGAAGGCGATTTCTCTGCAACCTCTGGGATCAAAATCCTATGCGACAGATGTCTTCTTTCTGTTTCACTAAAGAATGAACTGATGATGCACCGATTGCTTCAGGAGGTGGGGAAAGACATAGTTGTTAAAGAATCAGAAGTACTTACAGAACGTAGTAGAGTCTGGCGTAGTCGTGACTCTTATAAGATATTGAGAAGAGGAAAG GGTTCAGAAAGAGTGGAAGGTCTGGCACTTGACATGGAAAGGTTAAAGGAAGAGGAGTTTGCAGTCAGG CCATCAAAACTCAAGACAGATGCACTTAACAATATGGATAACCTAAAATTGCTCCAGTTAAATTCAGTGCAACTCACGGGGTCCTACGAGAATTTTTCAGAAGATTTAAGATGGCTCTGCTGGTTTGGCTTCCAtttagaaaacataccttgtgaATTATTCATGGGAAACTTGGTAGCTATAGATATGAGCAGTAGCAAATTGAAAGTATTTGAACCACCCACG GAACTTACATCCCTGAAGATTCTAAATCTTAAAGACTCGGACAACCTAATCAGAATCCACAACATGTTCAAGATCCCCCATCTTGAGATATTGATTCTTTGGAATTGTCACAGTCTAGTTCGTGTTTGTGAAACCATTAAAAACTTGAATACTCTTGCATTACTAAACATGACAGGATGTCAAAAGCTGTTCAAGAAGGAGGAAACAAAATTGTTAGCAGGGAAAAAAGACTCTATTTCCGATGGAGGAGTTGCAAAACAGACTACCTTATCCTTCTTACCACAGTCATTACACCAGTTATTCCTCAAAGGTTGCAATCTTGAGCAAACTGATTCTTTTCCTCTGAGTTTCAGTGCTCAACCATCTCTGCAGTACTTAAATCTAGGCCATGGTCTATTTGAGTTTCTTCCTGATTACAATCATCTTGAAAATCTTCGGGTCCTTGACTTGAGTTTTTGCTCGAGACTTAAGTCCATCAAGTGTCTCCCGAGTACACTTGCGGAATTGTATGTATATTACTGCAGATCGCTGGAGATAATAAATTTCGTATCACATCAATTCACATTGCAAGAGTTTGGGTACAAAGGCTGTATAAGTTTGTCTGAAGTTGAAGGCTTATTCAAACTGGTGCCTGTATccaaacttgaagaaaatgattTGGGGCACATGAAGTGGATAAAAGAATATCAAAATCAAGAGGTGTGCCTGGTTGGTGATGATGAGCTAACAAAAGACAGAAGTGCGTGTGTCCAG ATGTTGTATGAATTCAATATAATGAGCACGTCTCTGCTAGACATAAAGGATCCTAACATGAAGCCTAATTATGTATCGGAATTATCATCTTTGAACTTTTATGTGCCTTCATCTCCCAAGAATAGGACACTTAAAGGACTTGATGTAACGTTCAAATATACAATAACTGGGGATGATTGGGCATGGTTCTGTAAAATCAGTACGACCAATGGTGTTGATTTGATGTACAACCCAAAAGTCTTTGGCAAACCTGATTCTGGTAAAGTTGGTATATGGTTAAGCTATTGGCCAATTGGAAGCACATTGCACATTGGAGATGTAGTTAATATCTCTATCATTGTGATGAGTGGAATGGAGGTACAGGGATGTGGTGTGAGCCTTGTTTATGCTGAAGAAAATGTAGCCAaggaaacctttgaaaataacATGGACTGGGAAGAAATTCTTCAAGGAGATTTGTCTGGCTTTCAACTAAGCACTGGAGCGTACTATCTTTGTCGCAATGATTTCTTCGGGTTGATGGAGGTTGGTAGACTAACTGATGATTGGTTTAGAATTTTAGTTGGTGATACCATCGACCATGCAG AGGTACGAGGCTGGAGAAAGACAGGTCGACGTAAGCAGTTGAATCCATCATTTACAGAGTTAAAAACTGTTAGATGCATCATCCATGGACCCCAATCG GAGGAAGTTTACAAGATCGCAAATATGTCGAAATCAATGTTTGTAGATAAAAATTTGGGGTTCTCTTCCACCATGTTTGGAGAGATGAAATCTGCCACGTCTTCAAAATCTAGTGATACAACAGCAAAG GAATTAAATAAGATTCAGAATGTAGAGAGTATGGACATGTCTAAAGCATCTGTTCTTAATGAGATTCAGCAGTCTACTTCAAGCTCATATGGGGAGGAACCGGATTCATGGTTTACACATCATGCTGGTGACAAGGGG AAAAGGTCTCTGAAAGTGGTTCTGAAAGTGGATTTTTCGAATGATAAGGAAAGAAGGAAGGTGCTCAAGAAAGTTATCAGATCTTCAG GGGTCGAGTCCGTATCTGCAGACATAGACAAGAAATTAACGGTGACCGGGGAAATTGATCCAGTTGAGATTGTCACAATCCTTAGAAAATCTTGGCGCACAGAATTAGTGGCTGTTGGACCAGCCAAAGAAGAGAAGAGGGatggaaagaaagaagagaagagggatggaaagaaagaagagaagagggATGGAAAGAAAGAAGATAAGGATGATGatcagaagaagaaagaagaagctCTTTTGGAAGCTTACAAGAGCTACAATCCTTACATGCCACAGGTGGCAATGGTTGCAGATGGCCGGAAGATGCAGCGGTGA